In one window of Cheilinus undulatus linkage group 23, ASM1832078v1, whole genome shotgun sequence DNA:
- the pus7l gene encoding pseudouridylate synthase 7 homolog-like protein, producing the protein MTMKQDNDAADVPKCFISDHEGFQGSIKNLIKDFVVTEIDINGLYVNTEAPSERAACACSDKYNETSPETSDYKHQSLSQDGGDAADCSADASIPSPCSFDLSVILGQAVSEELEQFVLTLKNENTAKQDFSLGSFSDKHHRANVHRAVRHRFPFLMTVTIQPEIRVREDPDYRELSQLVTEDEAEDFFRFIDAKVRGSSYTFGPDDNKEHRTAVHHFLSRRFGKLVETKSFNDHGTTAITVRLREQGRPKKRTNEERKEEEIYTAFTLCKENLETLEAISYMAAALGVLPSDFTYAGIKDKRAVTYQSMVVKKVSPQRLKERSAEFERRGMRLSQITSVSEPLRLGRLQGNHFDLVVRDLKPHEHSDMHSSGVNTQTRLTELVKEAVENVKVRGFVNYYGPQRFGTVQSVQSDRVGLALLKDDMVGAVRLFFTPEEEGDDPQSHAKRHFLQTDNAKECLSLMPLSKARERLMLRALNRYGTGPDGCAQAWLSLPHSTRVFYPHAYCSRVWNEAVAHRLTTLGHRVRRGDLVWEQEERKKPEDTGETSSPQIHVVTHQEEQDGVYTLGQVLLPMPGNTIKYPENSMGTWYQERLARDGLTDCRFRVSGLKLNLPGCYRPLLATPRNLRYQLNGPDCKEEGEASGSSRRDGELNGAIVERNEESLTLTLKFDLDSSCYATICLREIMKCDP; encoded by the exons ATGACCATGAAGCAGGATAATGATGCTGCAGACGTCCCTAAATGCTTCATATCAGATCATGAAGGTTTTCAGGGGAGCATCAAAAACTTAATCAAAGACTTTGTGGTGACTGAGATCGACATTAACGGACTGTATGTAAACACAGAAGCACCTTCAGAGAGAGCAGCCTGTGCCTGCTCTGATAAATACAATGAAACCAGTCCAGAAACCAGTGACTACAAACATCAGTCACTCTCACAGGACGGTGGTGATGCAGCTGACTGTAGTGCAGATGCCAGTATTCCCAGCCCATGCAGCTTTGATTTAAGTGTGATTTTGGGTCAAGCGGTAAGTGAAGAACTGGAGCAGTTTGTGCTGAcactcaaaaatgaaaatacagccAAACAGGATTTTTCCCTAGGCTCTTTCTCTGACAAACACCACAGAGCCAACGTCCACCGTGCCGTCAGACACCGCTTCCCTTTCCTCATGACCGTCACCATCCAGCCTGAGATCAGGGTGAGGGAGGACCCAGACTACAGGGAGCTCTCCCAGCTAGTGACTGAAGATGAAGCAGAGGACTTCTTTAGGTTCATAGACGCCAAGGTGAGGGGCTCGTCATATACCTTTGGACCTGATGACAATAAGGAGCACAGGACGGCCGTACACCACTTCCTGAGCAGAAGGTTTGGGAAACTGGTGGAGACGAAAAGCTTCAACGACCACGGGACGACAGCGATCACAGTCAGGCTGAGAGAACAGGGGAGGCCGAAGAAGAGGACAAATGAGGAGCgaaaagaagaggagatttACACTG CATTCACTCTGTGTAAGGAGAACTTGGAGACTCTTGAGGCCATCAGCTACATGGCTGCAGCTCTCGGCGTCCTGCCGTCAGATTTCACCTATGCTGGAATTAAAGACAAGAGAGCGGTCACGTACCAGTCCATGGTGGTCAAGAAGGTCTCGCCTCAACG GTTGAAAGAGAGGTCTGCAGAGTTTGAGAGGAGAGGCATGCGCCTGTCTCAGATCACATCCGTCAGCGAGCCTCTCAGACTCGGGCGGCTGCAGGGGAATCATTTTGACCTGGTGGTCCGAGACCTCAAACCACATGAGCACAGTGACATGCACTCCTCTGGTGTAAACACTCAAACTCGCCTGACAGAGCTTGTAAAAGAAGCAGTGGAGAATGTCAAG GTTAGAGGTTTTGTCAACTACTATGGTCCACAGAGGTTTGGGACGGTGCAGAGCGTTCAGTCTGACCGGGTCGGGCTGGCTTTACTCAAAGACGATATG GTCGGCGCTGTGCGTCTCTTCTTCACtccagaggaggagggagatgaTCCTCAGAGTCACGCCAAGAGACACTTCCTACAAACAG ATAACGCTAAGGAGTGTCTGTCCTTGATGCCCTTGTCGAAGGCCAGGGAGCGACTCATGCTCCGCGCCTTAAACCGTTACGGTACAGGTCCAGACGGTTGTGCCCAGGCCTGGCTCAGTCTGCCACACAGCACAAGAGTCTTCTACCCACATGCGTACTGCAGCAG AGTGTGGAACGAGGCGGTGGCACACAGACTGACCACTCTGGGTCACAGAGTCAGGAGAGGAGATCTGGTCTGGGAGCAAGAAGAACGAAAAAAGCCAGAGGACACAGGAGAAACCAGTTCACCTCAG aTCCATGTTGTGACACATCAAGAAGAGCAGGATGGAGTGTACACACTAGGACAA GTGCTCCTTCCAATGCCAGGTAACACCATCAAGTATCCAGAAAACTCCATGGGGACCTGGTACCAGGAGAGACTGGCCAGAGACGGACTCACTGACTGTCGCTTCAGAGTCAGCGGTCTCAAGCTAAACCTGCCTGGATGCTACCGCCCCCTGCTGGCGACTCCACGCAACCTCCGCTACCAGTTAAATGGACCAGACTGCAAAGAGGAAGGAGAAGCTTCAGGCAGCAGTAGGAGGGATGGGGAGCTGAATGGCGCCATAGTTGAAAGAAATGAGGAATCACTCACACTGACCTTAAAATTTGACCTGGACTCGTCATGTTATGCAACTATCTGCCTCAGAGAGATCATGAAGTGTGATCCCTAA